Proteins co-encoded in one Melitaea cinxia chromosome 13, ilMelCinx1.1, whole genome shotgun sequence genomic window:
- the LOC123659239 gene encoding serine protease persephone-like gives MQENIEHSLIYSASPATATTDPCKYNPSKPDFRAPGRRISEAKCLEYIWERQNRAAKSKNASKFKNIFNIRKVFQEFLQNESGSDRKNIFITIKRELAIILQFSKHNLNDCVTGGRLKKVKKKQNRPGSLRKTSAIGGRMTLPGEFPHMGALGWRVINSTWLFKCGCTLISSKYTLTAAHCSKSPRDSNLVNQVPEIVRLGDKNIIDVYSNHQLPIDAKIIRIIVHPQYSAPKKYFDIALVEIEEHREFTSNVQPACLWPQFNTDRLGTSATLTGWGVIETATRTVSRELQAAVVDIIDSKQCDSLLRPFCSRHWCGIKDSQLCAGKLEGGVDACQGDSGGPLQIKINLTENLEGSMHFVIGVTSFGIGCARPNLPGVYTRVSSFVDWIESVVWPGH, from the exons GAAAATATTGAACACAGTTTGATATATTCGGCGAGTCCCGCTACAGCTACCACAGATCCTTGCAAATATAATCCTTCTAAACCTGATTTTAGAGCACCTGGCCGCAGGATAAGTGAAGCCA AGTGCCTTGAGTATATATGGGAACGACAAAACAGGGCCGCCAAGAGTAAAAACGCTTCCAAat ttaaaaatatctttaatataagGAAAGTTTTTCaagaatttttacaaaatgaatCCGGATCAGATAGgaagaatatatttataacaataaaacgaGAATTAGCAATAATTCTACAGTTTTCTAAACATAATCTTAATGACTGC GTTACCGGAGGAAGGttgaaaaaagtgaaaaaaaaacaaaaccgtCCAGGAAGCTTAAGAAAGACTTCGGCTATCGGCGGAAGGATGACGCTACCCGGAGAATTCCCACACAtg GGCGCACTTGGTTGGAGAGTTATAAATAGCACGTGGTTATTCAAGTGCGGCTGCACACTTATCAGCTCCAAGTACACGCTCACCGCCGCTCACTGCTCCAAATCTCCAAGAGACTCAAACTTAGTGAATCAGGTTCCTGAAATCGTCAGACTCGGTGACAAGAACATTATTGATGTA TACTCAAATCATCAACTGCCAATCGATGCTAAAATTATCAGAATCATTGTACATCCGCAGTACTCAgctccaaaaaaatattttgatatagcACTCGTAGAAATAGAGGAACATAGAGAATTTACAAGCAACGTGCAGCCTGCCTGCCTTTGGCCTCAGTTTAACACCGACAGACTCGGTACATCGGCTACTCTCACTGGATGGGGGGTTATCGAAACAG CTACTAGGACCGTTTCTCGTGAACTGCAGGCTGCTGTAGTCGACATCATAGACTCGAAGCAGTGTGACTCACTACTGCGACCATTCTGTAGCAGACACTGGTGCGGTATTAAGGATAGTCAGCTATGCGCGGGGAAACTCGAAGGTGGAGTGGATGCTTGTCAG gGTGATTCGGGTGGACCGCTACAGATAAAGATAAATCTTACTGAAAATCTAGAAGGTTCCATGCACTTCGTGATAGGCGTGACGTCGTTCGGCATCGGGTGCGCGCGCCCCAACCTGCCCGGCGTCTACACGCGCGTGTCCAGCTTCGTCGACTGGATCGAGAGCGTCGTGTGGCCGGGacattag